One window from the genome of Anguilla rostrata isolate EN2019 chromosome 5, ASM1855537v3, whole genome shotgun sequence encodes:
- the LOC135255592 gene encoding caprin-1-like isoform X1: MPSATIGNRTVQSSSPDVGSAPGSIGQITMTSQSSGAQTEAMKQVFGVIDKKVRNMEKKKSKLDDYQAKKNKGERLNQDQLDALSKFQEVANNLEFARELQKSFLALGQDIQKAVKKAARREQLQREEAEQRRLKTVLELQFLLDRLGEDGVRQELKMAAEGSALLSDADLSALDEFYKLVGSEPDPNVRLTEQFEQASLHYWDLLEGKDKAVAGTTYKSLKETLDKVLRSGYFDRAHTHQNGVCQEEQEEEEDVEEEEEEGRQSGVAESEAEERPTEPEGEVPEDYLEPIEVEATEFVNRQFIPEASYSNSDKEPDEDWSAQSEVASSVQQQQPAPLQSAPPPVTPEPLELNPVAPVPAPVPAPDPVVRKQAVQDLMAQMQGPYNFMQDSMLEFDGHALDPAIVSAQPMKPAPSMDHPQMVCPPVHAESRLAQPPPVPVQPEPAQVPLVSPAPEAFSTSPPLYQPSHTADPRPPPDPIDPIQASMALSSEQPPASSSQPPAFQPVSKPLHSSGINVNAAPFQSMQTVFNLNAPVPPANEADSLKQPGQYQSSYGQGFSGQTQHTVEQQDMQAEQLQSVVGAFHTQDQTIPAGGGHQAVSPQPQQQGTAFGRPGQSFYNSRAVSRGGPRNARGMINGYRGASNGFRGGYDGYRPPFPNTPNSGYGQAQFNTPRDYSSSNYQRDGYQPNYKRGAGQGPRGCSRGNAQAMRS; the protein is encoded by the exons ATGCCCTCAGCGACGATTGGCAACAGGACTGTGCAGTCCTCAAGTCCGGATGTGGGGTCCGCTCCCGGATCGATCGGCCAGATCACCATGACAAGCCAATCGTCCGGAGCCCAAACTGAAGCAATGAAGCAAGTGTTCGGTGTCATTGACAAGAAGGTCCGCAACATGGAGAAGAAAAAG AGCAAGCTGGATGACTATcaggcaaagaaaaacaaaggagaaCGTCTCAACCAGGACCAGCtg GATGCCTTGTCCAAGTTCCAGGAAGTTGCAAATAACTTGGAGTTTGCTCGAGAGTTGCAGAAGAGCTTCCTGGCTTTGGGCCAAGAC atCCAGAAGGCGGTGAAGAAAGCGGCTCGGCGGGAGCAGCTTCAGCGCGAGGAGGCGGAGCAGCGGCGGCTGAAGACCGTGCTGGAGCTGCAGTTCCTCCTGGACCGGCTGGGCGAGGACGGCGTGCGGCAGGAGCTCAAGATGGCCGCCGAAGGCTCCGCCCTGCTGTCCGACGCGGACCTCTCCGCCCTCGACGAGTTCTACAAGCTGGTGGGCTCAGAACCTGACCCCAACGTCAG GCTGACGGAGCAGTTTGAGCAGGCCTCCCTGCATTATTGGGACCTTCTGGAAGGCAAGGACAAAGCTGTGGCTGGAACCACAT ACAAGTCCCTAAAAGAGACACTGGATAAGGTGTTGCGGAGTGGGTACTTTGAccgagcgcacacacaccagaatgGCGTGtgccaggaggagcaggaggaggaggaggacgtggaggaggaggaggaggaagggagacaGTCTGGGGTGGCAGAGTCTGAAGCTGAGGAACGACCCACAGAGCCAG AGGGTGAGGTACCTGAAGATTACTTGGAGCCCATTGAAGTGGAAGCCACAGAG TTTGTCAACAGACAGTTCATTCCAGAAGCTTCCTACAGCAACAGCGACAAAGAGCCGGACGAAGATTGGAGCGCACAGTCTGAG GTGGCCAGCAgcgtccagcagcagcagcccgcCCCCCTGCagtcggccccgccccccgtcacCCCCGAGCCTCTGGAGCTGAACCCCGTGGCCCCCGTGCCCGCCCCGGTTCCCGCCCCTGACCCCGTGGTGCGCAAGCAGGCGGTGCAGGACCTGATGGCGCAGATGCAGGGGCCCTACAACTTCATGCAG GACTCCATGCTGGAGTTTGACGGCCACGCCCTGGACCCGGCCATCGTGTCGGCTCAGCCCATGAAACCCGCTCCCAGCATGGACCACCCGCAGATGGTGTGCCCCCCAG TTCACGCAGAGTCGCGGCTGGCGCAGCCCCCTCCCGTGCCCGTGCAGCCGGAGCCCGCGCAG gtGCCCCTGGTCTCCCCCGCCCCCGAAGCCTTCTCCACGAGCCCCCCCCTCTACCAGCCCTCGCACACGGCAGACCCCCGGCCACCTCCAGACCCCATCGACCCCATCCAG GCCTCCATGGCCCTGTCGTCAGAGCagccccccgcctcctcctcccagccccCCGCGTTCCAGCCCGTCTCCAAGCCCCTCCACAGCAGCGGCATTAACGTCAACGCTGCCCCCTTCCAGTCCATGCAGACG GTTTTCAATCTGAATGCCCCCGTACCCCCGGCCAATGAGGCGGACTCTCTGAAGCAGCCCGGCCAATACCAGAGCAGCTACGGCCAGGGCTTCAGCGGCCAGACGCAGCACACAGTGGAGCAGCAGGACATGCAGGCAGAGCAGCTGCAGTCTG tTGTTGGTGCCTTCCACACCCAAGACCAAACCATTCCGGCCGGCGGGGGTCACCAGGCCGTCTCCCCACAGCCCCAGCAGCAGGGCACGGCGTTCGGCCGGCCGGGGCAGTCCTTCTACAACAGCCGGGCGGTGTCCCGGGGCGGGCCCAGGAACGCCCGCGGCATGATCAACGGTTACCGCGGCGCCTCCAATGGCTTCAGAG GTGGATATGATGGGTACCGGCCGCCTTTTCCCAACACTCCAAACAGTGGCTATGGACAAGCCCAATTCAACACGCCTCGTGACTATTCCAGCAGCAACTACCAGCGG GACGGGTACCAACCGAACTACAAACGTGGAGCCGGCCAGGGGCCTCGAGGGTGCTCCCGAGGTAACGCCCAGGCCATGCGCTCGTAG
- the LOC135255592 gene encoding caprin-1-like isoform X2, translated as MPSATIGNRTVQSSSPDVGSAPGSIGQITMTSQSSGAQTEAMKQVFGVIDKKVRNMEKKKSKLDDYQAKKNKGERLNQDQLDALSKFQEVANNLEFARELQKSFLALGQDIQKAVKKAARREQLQREEAEQRRLKTVLELQFLLDRLGEDGVRQELKMAAEGSALLSDADLSALDEFYKLVGSEPDPNVRLTEQFEQASLHYWDLLEGKDKAVAGTTYKSLKETLDKVLRSGYFDRAHTHQNGVCQEEQEEEEDVEEEEEEGRQSGVAESEAEERPTEPEGEVPEDYLEPIEVEATEFVNRQFIPEASYSNSDKEPDEDWSAQSEVASSVQQQQPAPLQSAPPPVTPEPLELNPVAPVPAPVPAPDPVVRKQAVQDLMAQMQGPYNFMQDSMLEFDGHALDPAIVSAQPMKPAPSMDHPQMVCPPVHAESRLAQPPPVPVQPEPAQASMALSSEQPPASSSQPPAFQPVSKPLHSSGINVNAAPFQSMQTVFNLNAPVPPANEADSLKQPGQYQSSYGQGFSGQTQHTVEQQDMQAEQLQSVVGAFHTQDQTIPAGGGHQAVSPQPQQQGTAFGRPGQSFYNSRAVSRGGPRNARGMINGYRGASNGFRGGYDGYRPPFPNTPNSGYGQAQFNTPRDYSSSNYQRDGYQPNYKRGAGQGPRGCSRGNAQAMRS; from the exons ATGCCCTCAGCGACGATTGGCAACAGGACTGTGCAGTCCTCAAGTCCGGATGTGGGGTCCGCTCCCGGATCGATCGGCCAGATCACCATGACAAGCCAATCGTCCGGAGCCCAAACTGAAGCAATGAAGCAAGTGTTCGGTGTCATTGACAAGAAGGTCCGCAACATGGAGAAGAAAAAG AGCAAGCTGGATGACTATcaggcaaagaaaaacaaaggagaaCGTCTCAACCAGGACCAGCtg GATGCCTTGTCCAAGTTCCAGGAAGTTGCAAATAACTTGGAGTTTGCTCGAGAGTTGCAGAAGAGCTTCCTGGCTTTGGGCCAAGAC atCCAGAAGGCGGTGAAGAAAGCGGCTCGGCGGGAGCAGCTTCAGCGCGAGGAGGCGGAGCAGCGGCGGCTGAAGACCGTGCTGGAGCTGCAGTTCCTCCTGGACCGGCTGGGCGAGGACGGCGTGCGGCAGGAGCTCAAGATGGCCGCCGAAGGCTCCGCCCTGCTGTCCGACGCGGACCTCTCCGCCCTCGACGAGTTCTACAAGCTGGTGGGCTCAGAACCTGACCCCAACGTCAG GCTGACGGAGCAGTTTGAGCAGGCCTCCCTGCATTATTGGGACCTTCTGGAAGGCAAGGACAAAGCTGTGGCTGGAACCACAT ACAAGTCCCTAAAAGAGACACTGGATAAGGTGTTGCGGAGTGGGTACTTTGAccgagcgcacacacaccagaatgGCGTGtgccaggaggagcaggaggaggaggaggacgtggaggaggaggaggaggaagggagacaGTCTGGGGTGGCAGAGTCTGAAGCTGAGGAACGACCCACAGAGCCAG AGGGTGAGGTACCTGAAGATTACTTGGAGCCCATTGAAGTGGAAGCCACAGAG TTTGTCAACAGACAGTTCATTCCAGAAGCTTCCTACAGCAACAGCGACAAAGAGCCGGACGAAGATTGGAGCGCACAGTCTGAG GTGGCCAGCAgcgtccagcagcagcagcccgcCCCCCTGCagtcggccccgccccccgtcacCCCCGAGCCTCTGGAGCTGAACCCCGTGGCCCCCGTGCCCGCCCCGGTTCCCGCCCCTGACCCCGTGGTGCGCAAGCAGGCGGTGCAGGACCTGATGGCGCAGATGCAGGGGCCCTACAACTTCATGCAG GACTCCATGCTGGAGTTTGACGGCCACGCCCTGGACCCGGCCATCGTGTCGGCTCAGCCCATGAAACCCGCTCCCAGCATGGACCACCCGCAGATGGTGTGCCCCCCAG TTCACGCAGAGTCGCGGCTGGCGCAGCCCCCTCCCGTGCCCGTGCAGCCGGAGCCCGCGCAG GCCTCCATGGCCCTGTCGTCAGAGCagccccccgcctcctcctcccagccccCCGCGTTCCAGCCCGTCTCCAAGCCCCTCCACAGCAGCGGCATTAACGTCAACGCTGCCCCCTTCCAGTCCATGCAGACG GTTTTCAATCTGAATGCCCCCGTACCCCCGGCCAATGAGGCGGACTCTCTGAAGCAGCCCGGCCAATACCAGAGCAGCTACGGCCAGGGCTTCAGCGGCCAGACGCAGCACACAGTGGAGCAGCAGGACATGCAGGCAGAGCAGCTGCAGTCTG tTGTTGGTGCCTTCCACACCCAAGACCAAACCATTCCGGCCGGCGGGGGTCACCAGGCCGTCTCCCCACAGCCCCAGCAGCAGGGCACGGCGTTCGGCCGGCCGGGGCAGTCCTTCTACAACAGCCGGGCGGTGTCCCGGGGCGGGCCCAGGAACGCCCGCGGCATGATCAACGGTTACCGCGGCGCCTCCAATGGCTTCAGAG GTGGATATGATGGGTACCGGCCGCCTTTTCCCAACACTCCAAACAGTGGCTATGGACAAGCCCAATTCAACACGCCTCGTGACTATTCCAGCAGCAACTACCAGCGG GACGGGTACCAACCGAACTACAAACGTGGAGCCGGCCAGGGGCCTCGAGGGTGCTCCCGAGGTAACGCCCAGGCCATGCGCTCGTAG
- the LOC135255593 gene encoding nucleobindin-2-like — MFQSKNIYHYLLLASQLICSSAVPLSVDKTKMKPPEEKPSDTGLHYDRYLREVIDFLEKDPHFKEKLHNTDIEDIKQGKLAKELDFVSHHVRTKLDELKRQEVSRLRVLIRAKQEIEGANGKVVDHQAMLRQFQYLNHRNPHTFEVEDLDRLIQSATNDLENYDQRRHEEFKRYEMMKEHERREMLKTLDEERRRREEEHYEEMKKKHADHPKINHPGSQDQFKEVWEEADGLDPEDFDPKTFFSLHDTNGDGFLDEQELEALFTKELEKIYDPSNVEDDMVEMEEERLRMREHVMNEVDTNKDRLVSREEFMVATRKKEFLEPDSWETLEQNQAFTEEELREFEEHLAKEEEDLQQRTLDLRQQQEELERQQQQLNAQKQELQQAVEHMASLKLQTADPPAQDKDGDTAAGAPPANSQLLVQGVHPETPAHL; from the exons atgtttcagagtaagaacATCTACCACTACTTATTGTTGGCGAGCCAGCTGATCTGTTCATCCGCGGTACCCCTGAGCGTGGACAAGACGAAAATGAAGCCCCCAGAAGAGAAACCTTCG GACACAGGGCTACACTACGACCGATACCTCAGGGAAGTGATCGATTTCCTGGAAAAAGACCCGCATTTCAAAGAAAAGCTCCACAACACAGACATTGAGGACATCAAG CAAGGGAAGTTGGCCAAGGAGCTGGACTTTGTGAGCCATCATGTAAGGACCAAACTGGATGAGCTGAAGAGGCAGGAAGTTAGCCGTTTAAGAGTGCTGATCCGAGCCAAACAAGAAATTGAGGGGGCGAATG GCAAGGTAGTGGATCACCAGGCTATGCTGAGACAGTTCCAGTACCTAAACCACAGGAACCCACACACTTTTGAGGTTGAGGACCTGGACCGGCTCATTCAATCG GCAACAAATGACCTGGAGAACTATGACCAGAGGCGCCACGAAGAGTTCAAGCGCTACGAGATGATGAAGGAGCACGAGCGGAGGGAGATGCTGAAGACACTGgatgaggagaggaggaggagggaggaggaacaCTATGAGGAGATGAAGAAGAAGCATGCCGACCACCCTAAAATCAACCACCCG GGCAGTCAGGACCAATTTAAGGAGGTCTGGGAGGAGGCTGACGGTCTGGACCCCGAGGACTTTGACCCCAAGACATTTTTTAGTCTGCATG ACACAAATGGAGATGGCTTCTTGGacgagcaggagctggaggcacTATTCACTAAGGAG CTTGAGAAGATCTACGACCCCTCCAATGTGGAAGATGATAtggtggagatggaggaggagagactgCGCATGAGGGAGCACGTTATGAACGAG GTCGACACAAACAAGGACCGGCTGGTCTCCCGGGAGGAGTTCATGGTCGCTACGAGAAAGAAGGAATTTCTTGAGCCAGACAGTTGGGAG ACACTGGAACAGAACCAGGCCTTCACTGAGGAAGAGCTGAGGGAATTTGAGGAGCACCTGgccaaagaggaggaggacctgCAGCAGAGAACCCTGGATCtgcggcagcagcaggaggagctggagagacagcagcagcagctgaatgCCCAGAAACAGGAACTCCAGCAG GCTGTTGAGCACATGGCAAGTTTAAAACTTCAAACTGCAGACCCTCCTGCACAGGATAAAG ATGGAGACACAGCCGCTGGAGCCCCACCCGCCAACTCCCAGCTTCTGGTCCAGGGCGTCCATCCGGAAACGCCAGCACACTTataa